The segment TTCCACTCAACAAGCAGTTCGAAATATGTTTTAAATTGTGCTATTTGTTGTTGTGTTAATTCAATACCTTTGCTTCTTAACGCCTCGATAAATTGTTGCTCGTTCATGGCCATTCTCCTTTATGAAAAAGCACCTTTAGAAGACGTAGCAAGCTTTTCACTACGTCTCTTTTTAGCAAATCAGTCTTTGCTCTTAAAGGGCACTCTTATAATTAGTTCATATTGATCCGAGCAATCTTCCCTTGCTCAATGTACACAAGTAAAATTGAAATATCTGCTGGATTTACACCTGCAATACGAGATGCCTGTGCAATGGATAATGGACGTACATCTTTTAATTTAATCCGTGCCTCTGTTGCAATTCCTGAAATCGCATCATAATCGATATTTTCCGGAATTTTTTTATTCTCTAACTTTTTCATTTTTTCTACTTGCTGCATCGCCTTTTGAATATAGCCTTCATACTTTAATTGAATTTCAATTTGCTCTTGCTCATCTTCAGACAATGCTACTTCTGGCGGGATTAATGACGCGATATGCTCATAATGCATTTCTGTACGTTTTAATAAATCCGCTCCACGAATTCCGTCTTTTAATTCAGTTCCACCAACAGAACGAATAACAGCTTGTGTCGTTTCATTTGGTTTAATAATCACTTCACGAAGGCGTGTAATTTCTCCTTCAATTCGTTGCTTTTTCAACTGGAATTGTGCATGGCGTTCTTCTGAAATTAAACCAGCTTTATAGCCTGTCTCTGTTAAACGTAAGTCAGCGTTATCATGACGTAAAAGTAAACGGTATTCCGCGCGTGATGTTAATAATCGATACGGTTCATTTGTTCCTTTTGTTACTAAATCATCAATAAGTACACCCATATATGCATCTGAGCGGCTTAAAATGATTTCTTCGCGACCTAAAATTTTCGCTGCTGCGTTCATTCCTGCTAATAATCCTTGGGCAGCGGCTTCTTCATAACCTGACGTACCGTTAATTTGACCTGCTGTATATAAACCGATAATTTTTTTCGTTTCGAGTGTTGGCCATAGTTGCGTTGGAATGACTGAATCATACTCAATTGCATATCCAGCACGCATCATTTCTGCATTTTCTAAACCTGGGACACTAGCAATTAATTTCTTTTGCACATGTTCTGGTAAGCTTGTTGAAAGCCCTTGTACATAAACTTCACGTGTATTACGTCCCTCTGGCTCTAAGAAAATTTGATGGCGCGGTTTATCGCTAAAGCGTGTTACTTTATCCTCAATAGATGGGCAATAACGCGGACCTGTCCCTTTAATCATGCCTGAGAACATCGGAGACAAATGTAAATTATCTTCAATGATTTTATGTGTTTGCTCACTTGTATAAGTTAACCAGCAAGGAAGCTGATCCATAATAAATTCCGTCGTTTCATGGCTAAATGCTCGGGGTACATCATCACCCGGTTGAATCTCCGTTTTTGAATAATCAATTGTTCGGTTATTCACACGAGGTGGCGTACCTGTTTTAAAGCGAATTAAATCAAAGCCAAGGTCTTTTAAGTTATCTGCCAACTTAATGGATGGTTGCTGATTATTTGGTCCTGATGAATATTTTAAATTACCAATAATAATCTCGCCACGTAAAAACGTACCTGTTGTAATAATAACAGCTGCCGCTCGATAAATCGCACCAATCTGTGTGATAATCCCTTTAACTTCGCCTTCTTCAATAATTAATTCATCGACCATTGCTTGATGAATTTGTAAGTTTGGTTCTTCTTCTAATACGCGTTTCATTTCATTTTGGTATTGGAATTTATCTGCTTGTGCACGTAAAGCACGTACAGCAGGTCCCTTACCTGTATTTAACATACGCATTTGGATATGGGTTTTATCTATAATTTTCCCCATTAAACCGCCTAATGCATCAATTTCACGCACGACGATTCCCTTTGCTGGTCCGCCGATTGAAGGATTACATGGCATAAATGCAATCATATCTAAATTTATTGTTAACATGAGTGTTTTTGCACCCATTTTCGCTGCTGCATAAGCTGCTTCGGCGCCGGCATGTCCTGCTCCGACAACTATCACATCAAATGTGCCTGCCTCATATTTTGTTGGCATGCTGTTCTTCCTTTCTTTACTTAAATAGAGTTTACTTCCCTAAACAGAATTGTGAGAATAGTTGATTAATCAAACTTTCTTGCACTGTATCTCCAATAATTTCACCAAGAATTTCCCATGTACGTGTTACATCAATTTGAATCATATCTACTGGAACACCTGATTCTGCTGCCATTAATGCATCTTCAATTGTCGCTTGTGCTTGGTGAAGTAATGCAATATGACGCGCATTTGAAACATATGTTAAATCATTTGCCTCAATTTGACCTTCAAAGAATAAGGAAGAAATGGCTTCTTCAAGCTCGATTACGCCTTCTTCTTTTAATAATGAAGTCGTTACAACACGATGCTTACCAGCTAATTCATGCACACGATTTAAATCAATTTTACGCTCAATATCCGTTTTATTTACCACAACGATATAATCCATCGCTTGAATTGTTTCGAATAAACGCTCATCTTCAATGGATAATTCTTCCCCGTAATTAAGAACGAGTAATATTAAATCAGCATCCTTTAACGCCTCACGCGAACGCTCCACACCAATTCTTTCTACAATATCCTCTGTCTCTCGAATTCCTGCTGTATCTACTAAACGTAATGGTACACCACGCACATTGACGTATTCTTCTATAATATCACGCGTTGTCCCTGCAATGTCTGTCACAATCGCTTTATTTTCCTGTACTAAACTATTTAAAAGCGAGGATTTCCCTACATTTGGTCGTCCCAAAATAACAGTAGAAAGTCCTTCACGTAAAATTTTTCCCTGAGATGATGTTTGTAATAATTGAATGATTTCTTCACGTACCCAGCTACATTTTTCTAGCAACACTGGAATCGTCATTTCTTCTACATCATCATACTCTGGATAATCTATATTAACCTCTACTTGTGCCAATGTCTCAAGTAACGCTTGGCGTAAAGAAGTAATCAATCTTGATAATTTTCCATCCATTTGACCAAGTGCCACATTCATTGCACGATCTGTTTTTGCACGAATTAAGTCCATTACCGCCTCAGCTTGAGATAAATCAATTCGCCCATTTAAAAAGGCACGTTTTGTAAACTCTCCTGGTTCTGCTAAGCGAGCACCTGAACGTAATACTAATTGTAATACACGATTTACTGAAACAATTCCGCCGTGACAGTTTATTTCAACAACATCCTCACGCGTAAAAGTTTTTGGGCCGCGCATTAATGATAGCATTACTTCTTCTACTACTTCATTCGTTTTTGGATCAATTAAATGTCCATAATGAATTGTATGTGACGGTACTTCTGTTAAATGTTTCCCGTTTGGTGATTTAAATAGTTTATCTGCAATTTCTACTGCTTCATCGCCACTTAAACGAACAATCGCAATAGCTCCTTCTCCCATAGGTGTGGATATTGCAGCAATCGTATCGAATTCCATTTGTATCCTCCTAATTCAGCATTATCCACATGTGGATAAGTCGTTACCGAACTGTACTCTCTAACAATTTAGATTAGCATATTTTAAGTAAAATCTAAAGTAATGTCGTTTAACTCTATTTTAATCAATTTTGCATAGCATTTTGTATCCAAATTCGGAATATGATTAATAACAATATAAAAACGGCCTATCCAATGGAATAGGCCGTTTTTATTGTCTGTATAAATAAAAGTGATTTGCTCTCTTGTTATTGAATCGGTTCAATAACTAAATAGCGATTTGGTTCAACGCCTTCGGAATATGTTTCGATATCTAGGCGATTTGCTAATGCATTGTGGATAATCTTCCGTTCATATGATGCCATTGGTTCAAATGCTACAGGCTTACGTGTATGCGTTGCTTTATCTGCCATACGCTCTGCTAATTGTTCCAGTGCTACTTGACGACGTTCTCGATAATCCTCTACATCCATTTGTAAAATCATGAACGATTTTGCTGTTTTGTTTAACATCAGCTGTGTTACTTGCTGCAACGCATTTAATGTATAGCCACGCTTACCAATTAATAAAGCTGCTTTCTCACTTGATAATTTAAACGAAACATTTTTACCATCCGATGTATGTTCGATTGATAAATCTGTAATGCCCATTGGTTCTGCAATACTTGTTAAATACTTTTTTGCTTCTTCAATCGGGTCTACCTCAACTTGTAGTTCTTGGTGAATTGATTGTATCTCATTTACATGAGTTGGCTCTTCCTCAGAAATTTCCATAGCCGTTTGTTGTTGTTTTTCAACAATAACTGGCTGTTCGGCAATTTCCTCATTCACTTTTAATTGAACAACTTCTTTTACAGTGACGCGTACTTCAGCAGGACGCGCCCCAAAACCTAAAAATCCTTTTTTACCTTCTTGTAAAACTTCCACATCAACTTGTTCACGTGAATGGCCAAGCTTTTGTAACGCTAATGAGATCGCTTTTTCTACTGTTGCGCCTATTTGCGTAGTTTGTTTCACTATTTCGCTCCTCCTGTGTCGGCAGCTTCCGGTTTATTTTTATTCCAAGGTTTGTAAATTGCAAGGTTTTGTAATACAGAAACAATATTTCCGACTACCCAATATAATGATAAAGCAGCTGGTAAAATAATACCAAAACCGATGATCATTAATGGCATGATATACATCATAATTTTCATTTGTGGATTGTCCACAGCTGGACCTGTCATTAATACAACGTATTGGATAAGACCCGCAATAATTGCTAATAATATACTTGGTTCTGCTAATGGCAGCGTTAAAAATGTACCTAATTCAAATGCTGGTGTCGCATTCATACGGCTAATCGCATGATAGAAACCAATTAAAATCGGCATTTGAATAAAGATTGGTAAACATCCAGCAAGTGGGTTTACCCCAGAAGTCGACATTAATTGCATCATTTCTTGCTGATATTTTTGTTGTGTCGCCGCATCTTTAGAGCTATATTTTGCTTGTAACTCTTTTAACTTCGGCTGAATTTCTTGCATTTTTTTAGAGCTTTTAATTTGCTTAATTGTTAACGGTAAAATAACTAATCGGATAATAATTGTTACAACAATAATCCCCAATGCGTAGCTTGAAAACATGTCAGCAAAAAGTTTAATAAATGATACGAGTGGCCAAACGATAAATTCATTCCAAAAGCCTTCACTTTTAGATGAAATTGGCTGGTCAAATTCTGTACAACCTGAAAGAAGTAAAACTACTGATACAAGTGACAGCATTACCCAAAGATTTTTCTTCAATCTTCTTCCTCCTAAAGCAAACCTATTCAATTTTATGTCGATATTTTACCATGTGAATACGTCTTCATACTACTAATTGTTCCAATAATTTATTAATATTATTTTTTTAGAACACGTGCAACCTTTAATACATGTTCTAAACTACTTTTTGTTTCATGAAAATTTAATGTGGCCGCCTGCGTTCTGGCGATAATAACATAATCCATATCTTTTCTTACTTCATCTTTTAACTCAAGAAAAGCTTGGCGAATATAGCGTTTAACTTGAACACGTGTAACCGCGTTCCCAACTTTTT is part of the Solibacillus sp. FSL K6-1523 genome and harbors:
- the mnmG gene encoding tRNA uridine-5-carboxymethylaminomethyl(34) synthesis enzyme MnmG, whose translation is MPTKYEAGTFDVIVVGAGHAGAEAAYAAAKMGAKTLMLTINLDMIAFMPCNPSIGGPAKGIVVREIDALGGLMGKIIDKTHIQMRMLNTGKGPAVRALRAQADKFQYQNEMKRVLEEEPNLQIHQAMVDELIIEEGEVKGIITQIGAIYRAAAVIITTGTFLRGEIIIGNLKYSSGPNNQQPSIKLADNLKDLGFDLIRFKTGTPPRVNNRTIDYSKTEIQPGDDVPRAFSHETTEFIMDQLPCWLTYTSEQTHKIIEDNLHLSPMFSGMIKGTGPRYCPSIEDKVTRFSDKPRHQIFLEPEGRNTREVYVQGLSTSLPEHVQKKLIASVPGLENAEMMRAGYAIEYDSVIPTQLWPTLETKKIIGLYTAGQINGTSGYEEAAAQGLLAGMNAAAKILGREEIILSRSDAYMGVLIDDLVTKGTNEPYRLLTSRAEYRLLLRHDNADLRLTETGYKAGLISEERHAQFQLKKQRIEGEITRLREVIIKPNETTQAVIRSVGGTELKDGIRGADLLKRTEMHYEHIASLIPPEVALSEDEQEQIEIQLKYEGYIQKAMQQVEKMKKLENKKIPENIDYDAISGIATEARIKLKDVRPLSIAQASRIAGVNPADISILLVYIEQGKIARINMN
- the mnmE gene encoding tRNA uridine-5-carboxymethylaminomethyl(34) synthesis GTPase MnmE; translated protein: MEFDTIAAISTPMGEGAIAIVRLSGDEAVEIADKLFKSPNGKHLTEVPSHTIHYGHLIDPKTNEVVEEVMLSLMRGPKTFTREDVVEINCHGGIVSVNRVLQLVLRSGARLAEPGEFTKRAFLNGRIDLSQAEAVMDLIRAKTDRAMNVALGQMDGKLSRLITSLRQALLETLAQVEVNIDYPEYDDVEEMTIPVLLEKCSWVREEIIQLLQTSSQGKILREGLSTVILGRPNVGKSSLLNSLVQENKAIVTDIAGTTRDIIEEYVNVRGVPLRLVDTAGIRETEDIVERIGVERSREALKDADLILLVLNYGEELSIEDERLFETIQAMDYIVVVNKTDIERKIDLNRVHELAGKHRVVTTSLLKEEGVIELEEAISSLFFEGQIEANDLTYVSNARHIALLHQAQATIEDALMAAESGVPVDMIQIDVTRTWEILGEIIGDTVQESLINQLFSQFCLGK
- the jag gene encoding RNA-binding cell elongation regulator Jag/EloR, whose translation is MKQTTQIGATVEKAISLALQKLGHSREQVDVEVLQEGKKGFLGFGARPAEVRVTVKEVVQLKVNEEIAEQPVIVEKQQQTAMEISEEEPTHVNEIQSIHQELQVEVDPIEEAKKYLTSIAEPMGITDLSIEHTSDGKNVSFKLSSEKAALLIGKRGYTLNALQQVTQLMLNKTAKSFMILQMDVEDYRERRQVALEQLAERMADKATHTRKPVAFEPMASYERKIIHNALANRLDIETYSEGVEPNRYLVIEPIQ
- the yidC gene encoding membrane protein insertase YidC, producing MKKNLWVMLSLVSVVLLLSGCTEFDQPISSKSEGFWNEFIVWPLVSFIKLFADMFSSYALGIIVVTIIIRLVILPLTIKQIKSSKKMQEIQPKLKELQAKYSSKDAATQQKYQQEMMQLMSTSGVNPLAGCLPIFIQMPILIGFYHAISRMNATPAFELGTFLTLPLAEPSILLAIIAGLIQYVVLMTGPAVDNPQMKIMMYIMPLMIIGFGIILPAALSLYWVVGNIVSVLQNLAIYKPWNKNKPEAADTGGAK
- the rnpA gene encoding ribonuclease P protein component — encoded protein: MNKRQRIKKNEDFQKVFRKGKSFANRQFVVYCLKGEQQEAFRIGLSVSKKVGNAVTRVQVKRYIRQAFLELKDEVRKDMDYVIIARTQAATLNFHETKSSLEHVLKVARVLKK